The following is a genomic window from Amycolatopsis acidiphila.
GGCGTGGACGAGTTCCCGCCGCTGGGCACCGAGGAGCTGGAAGCGGACCTGCGCATCCTGCGGGACCTCGGCGCGATGATGATCGTGCACGCCGAGGACTCCGACACGATCGAGCAGGCCCCGCAGCCGCACGGCGGGCACTACGCCGACTTCCTCGGCTCGCGGCCGCGCGAGGCCGAGAACGTCGCGATCGCCCGGGTCATCGAGCTGGCGCGGCGCACCGGGGCGCGGGTGCACATCCTGCACCTGTCCTCTTCGGACGCACTGGCGATGATCGGGGCGGCGCGCCGCGACGGGGTCGCGCTGACCGTCGAGACCTGCCCGCACTACCTCACCTTCAGCGCGGAGGAGATCGCCGACGGCGCGACGCAGTTCAAGTGCTGCCCGCCGATCCGCGAGTCGCGCAACCGGGAACTGCTGTGGCAGGGCCTGGCCGACGGCACGATCGACTGCGTCGTGAGCGACCACTCGCCGTGCACGCCGGAGCTGAAGCGGTTCGACATCGGCGACTTCGGCGAGGCCTGGGGCGGGATCGCGAGCCTGCAGGTCGGACTGCCCGCCGTGTGGACGGGCGCCCGGGAGCGCGGGTTCAGCCTCGGCGACGTGGTGAAGTGGATGGCGGAGCGGCCGGCCGCGCAGGTCGGCCTCGAGCACAAGGGCCGCATCGAGATCGGGGCGGACGCGGACTTCTGCGTGTTCGCGCCCGAGGAGGAGTTCGTGGTGGACGTCGCGAACCTGCGTCACCGCAACCCGGTCAGCGCGTACCACGGCCGGTCGCTGACCGGCGTGGTGCGCTCGACCTGGCTGCGGGGCCGCGAGGTGACCGGCGAGCCGCACGGGAAGTTGCTGGTACGAGGAGGGGTGTGGTGAACGACCGTCCGGAGTGGACGAACGAGCCCGATCTGGCGTCACGGCGTGCCGGTGGCAGCGTGGTGTGGGCCAACGACGAGCTGTTCGCGGAGCGGGAGAACCTGATCAAGCCCGCGAAGCCGGAGTTCCAGCCGTGGAGCTTCGGGCACAAGGGCCAGGTCTACGACGGCTGGGAGACCCGGCGCCGCCGGGAGCAGGGCGCCGACCAGGCGATCGTCCGCCTCGGGCTGCCCGGCGTGGTATCGGGGGTCGTCGTCGACACGGCGTTCTTCACCGGCAACTATCCGCCGTTCGCTTCTGTCGAGGCCGTCGCGGTGGACGGCTATCCCAGCCCGGCGGAACTGTCCGAACTGGACTGGACGACGATCGTGCCCCGGTCGCCGTTGACCGGGGACAGCGAGAACTTCTTCGCCGTGTCCTCGTCGCGGCGCTGGACGCACGCGCGGCTGACCATCTACCCCGACGGCGGGGTGGCCCGGTTCCGCGTGCACGGCAGCCCGGTCGCGGACCCGCGCCTGCTGGACCTGGGCTCGCTCGACCTCGCGGCGCTGGAGCACGGCGCGCGGGTGACCGGGGCGAGCAACATGTTCTACTCCTCGCCGAGCAACCTCATCTCGCCCGGCTTCGCCGCGGTGATGGGGGAGGGCTGGGAGACCGCGCGGCGGCGCGACGAGGACAACGACTGGGTGGTGGTCGCGCTCGCCGGGACGGGGGTGCCGCGGCTGGCCGAGCTGGACACGAGCCACTTCAAGGGCAACGCGCCGGGCTGGGCGTCGCTGTCGGCGTCCGTCGACGGGGAGTCGTGGTTCGAGGTGCTGCCGCGGACGCGGCTGCAGCCCGACACCCGGCACCGGTTCCCGCTGGCGCAGACGCGGGAGGTCGCGCACCTGCGTCTGGACATCTACCCGGACGGCGGCATGGCACGGCTGCGGCTGTACGGCGGCCTGACGGAGCAGGGCCGCAAGGAGCTGACGGCCCGCTTCCAGGCGGCGCAGGAGTAGCGCTCGGGGTGGCTCCCGCCCCGATCGCCGACCGCTGAGGAGGCTTCGTATCGGTCCGGGGGTGGGTGTGGGCGGTGGGCCACTCGGCTGCCGTTGCCGGGTTCGCTGCCGTGCGGCGGTCTCGAGGTGTCAGCCGGTCGTGCGCCGGGTCACCAGGGTGATCGACTCCCCGGGCTCCAGCACCCGCAGTCGCTCGCTCAGCCCGGCGTTCGCGAACGCCTTGCGGATCGAGTCCGGGCCCTCGGCGAAATGCGCCCAGCCACGGGTGTGCAGCGGAATCACGATCTTCGCGTTCAAGATCCGCGTCGCCTCCGCGGCCGCTTCGCTCGTCAGCGTCAACGGCGCCCCGTCGAACAACGCTGTCCTCGCCCCGCCCGCGAACAGCAGCGCGACGTCCACCGAACCGACCCGCCGCGCGATCGCCCGTACCACCTCCAGCGAGGCGTTGTCCCCGGACACGTACACCGACGGCAGGTCACGGCCGCGCAGCACGAAGCCCGTGACCTCACCGGTCACGCCCTCGGCGCCCGCCGGGCCGTGCTGGGCCGGGACCGCGATCACCTCCAGCTGCCCGAGCGCGATCGCCGCCCACGGCGGCAGCCCCTGCGCGGTGCCGCCGAGACGGCGCGCGCCGCTGCCCGTCGTCAGGGTCAGCAGGATCCGCTCGACGAGCTCCCGGCCGGCCGGATCCAGGTTGTCCGCGTGCTGGTCGTGCGACAGCAGCACCGCATCGAGCGGCTCCAGCGACTCCAGGGGCACGCCAGGGCCCTCGGTCTTGGTCAGCGTCCGCCCCGAGCCACTGCCGTAGTCGCCGGGCGGGCTGAACGTCGGATCCGTCAGCAGCCGCCGGTCCGCGATCTCCAGCAGCGCCGTCGGCCCGCCCACGAACGTCACCCGCAGCTCTCCGGTCATGTCTCCTGCAACCGTTCCCGCATGGCGATTTCTTCCTTCCGAACCGGTCAGGGCCCCGACTGGCGGCGCGAACTGACGACCCCGGTATTGAAACCCGCGAGATGTAAGCCACCCGCGAAGCGCGCGTGCTCGATCTTCACGCAGCGGTTCATCACCACGTCGAGCCCGGCCTCGGTGGCCCGCTCGGCGACCGGCTCGTGCCACAGGCCCAGCTGCAGCCACAGCGTCCGCGCCCCGGCCTTGACGACGTCCTCCGCGACGTCGGGCAGGTCGTCGTGCTTGCGGAACACGCTGACCAGGTCGATGCCGCCGGGCACGTCGGCCAGTGACGGGTACACCGGCTGCCCGAGCAGCGTCTTCAGCCGGGGGTTGACGAAGTTCACCTGGTACCGGCTCGACGAGAGCAGGTAGGTGGCCACGAAGAAGCTGGGCCGCGCCGGGTTGTCCGAGGCGCCGACGATGGTGACCGACTTCGCGCGCGCCAGGATCGTCTGGCGTTCCCGCGCCGTCGGTGCCGTCCAGCTCAGCGTGGACTCCGCGCGCACGGCTCCGGCCGGCACGGACGTTTCGAGGCTCATTCCTTCACCGCCGCCGCGAGTGCCTGGTCGATGTCCCAGCAGATGTCCTCGACGTCCTCCAGCCCGACCGACAGCCGGATCAGGTCGGGGCCGACGCCACCAGCTTCGAGCTGCTCGTCCGAGAGCTGCTGGTGCGTCGTCGACGCCGGGTGGATGACCAGCGTGCGGGCGTCGCCGACGTTGGCGAGGTGCGAGAGCAGCTCCACCGACTCGACGAACTTCTCGCCCGAGGCCCGGCCGCCCTTCACCCCGAACGAGAACACCGCGCCCGGCCCCTGGGGCAGGTACCTCTTCGCCCGCTCGTGGTGCCGGTGCTCGGGCAGCCCGGCGTAGCTCACCCAGGCGACCCGCTCGTCGGCCGCGAGGAACTCGGCCACCGCCTGGGCGTTGCGCACGTGCGCGTCCATCCGCTGCGGCAGCGTCTCCACGCCCTGGAGCAGCAGGAACGCCGAATGCGGCGACAGCACCGCGCCGATGTCGCGCAGCTGCTCGGCACGCAGCCGGGTGCAGAACGCGTACTCGCCGAAGTTCTCCCAGTACCGCAGGCCGCCGTAGGAGGGCACCACCTCGGTCATCCGCGGGAACTTCCCGTTGCCCCAGTTGAACTTGCCCGACTCGACCACGATGCCGCCGAGCGTGGTGCCGTGGCCGCCGAGGAACTTCGTCGCCGAGTGCAGCACGATGTCCGCACCGTGCTCGATCGGACGGCACAGGTAGGGCGTGGCCAGCGTCGCGTCCACGACGAGCGGGAGGTCGTGTGCGTGGGCGAGGTCGGCGAGGCCCGAAATGTCCGCGATGCCACCGCTGGGATTGCCGATGATCTCGGTGTAGACGAGTCGCGTCTTCTCGGTGATGGCCGCCGCGTACGCGTCCAGGTCGTCCCCGGGCACGAACGTGGTGTCCACCCCGAACCGGCGCAGCGTGCCGTCGAGCTGGGTGACCGTGCCGCCGTAGAGGCCGCTCGCGGACACGATGTGCTCACCGGCCTCGGCCAGCGCCGAGAAGGTCAGGAACTCCGCGGCCTGCCCGCTGCTGGTGGCCACCCCGCCGATGCCGCCCTCCAGGCTGGCCAGGCGCTCCTCGAACGCGGCCACCGTCGGGTTGCCGATCCTGCTGTAGATGTTGCCGTACTTCTGCAGGGCGAAGAGGTTGGCCGCATCGGCGGCGTCCTCGAAGACGAAACTCGTGGTCTGGTAGATCGGTACCGCCCTGGCCCCGGTCGCCGGGTCCGGGGTGCCCCCGGCATGCAGGGCGCGGGTGCGGAAACCCCAGCTGCGCTCACTCACACCAGGGACGTTACCCACGATTCACGAGGTGGGCCAAGGTTCTCGGTGACTGGAAGTGGGTAGCCGGGGTCGCATGACGGACATCCAGGCCGCTCCAGGTGGCACCTTCCAGCTCGGCGGGGACCTTCCCGTGCATCGGCTCGGCTACGGGGCGATGCAGATCACCGGTCCCGGGGTGTGGGGCGAACCGGAGGACCGCGACGGCGCGCTCGCCGTCCTGCGCGCCGCGGTGGACCTCGGCGTCAACTTCATCGACACCGCGGACTCCTACGGCCCGTACGTGAGCGAAGAGCTGATCTGCGAGGCGCTCTACCCGTACCCGGACGACCTGGTGATCGCGACGAAGGGCGGCTTCGTGCGCACCGGGCCGGACCAGTGGGTGCCCCTCGGGCGCCCCGCCTACCTCCGGCAGGAGGTGGAGATGAGCCTGCGCCGGCTGCGCCTGGAGCGCATCGACCTCTACCAGTTGCACCGGGTCGACCCCGAGGTCCCGCTCGAGGACCAGGTCGGCGAGCTGAGGCTGCTGCGGGACGAGGGCAAGATCCGGCACATCGGGCTGTCCGAGGTCGACTCGGCGCAGATCGAGCAGGCCAGGGACGTCACCGAGATCGCGAGCGTGCAGAACCTGTACAACCTGGCCGACCGCAGGCACGAGGCGGTGCTGGACTACGCGACCTCGCAGGGCATCGCGTTCATCCCGTGGTTCCCCATCGCGACGGGCAAGCTCGCCGAGCCCGGCAGCGTGCTCGAACAGGCCGCGAAGGGCCACAGCGCCACTCCGGCGCAGCTCGCGCTGGCCTGGCTGCTGCGCCGCTCGCCGGTGATGCTGCCGATCCCGGGCACGCGCTCGGTCCGGCACCTGGAGGAGAACGTCGCCGCCGCGGCGGTCCAGCTCACCGACGAGGAGTTCGAGTCACTGTCCGCGCTGACCGAAGGCTGACCGCAACCGCCGCTCGCGCTCGGCCGGGGCCTGCCGTGGGCAGCTGAGGCATTTGTCGGTGCCGGTCGCCTGGTAGATGAGGCAGCAGGAGACCCGGCGGACGTATGGCGTGCCGCCGACCTCGCCGTAGCGTGGGCGTGGCAGCCGCGCGCCGATCGCGGCGACCAGCGGTCCCGCGAGCGCCGGCGTTCCGGTCCACAGTAGACGATTGGCGATCGAGTCGGTCGCGATCGCCCGCAGTGCGGGGGAGTGCGCGCCGGTGACCGCGGACACGGCCGCGACCACAGTCTCGATCATGCCCGCGAGCGCCTCGCCGATGTCGCCTTCGAGTGGACGGGACGAGTGCGCGCCCACGATGTTTCCGTCGTCGTGCAGGTCCAGGCTCAGCGCCGAGAGCGAGGGGTCGAGCGGTTTCTCCGCGCGGGCAAACGTTTCCAGGGTCGGCGCGATGAGCACCGACGACGCCGAGTACCACCAGATCGTGCCGAGCACGTTCGGCTGCGCACGGCCGTAGCGCCGGGCGGCCAGGCCGATCTGCGTGCGCAGCCAGCCGGGATCGGTGATCGACGTCGCCGGGACGCTGGTCACGGCGTCCTCCGGTACTCCGACAGCACGAAGGAGGCGGTCACGCCGAGGGGTTCGTGGACGTCGTCGAGTCGTTTCAGGCGTTCCGGGTGGTGCGCGTTCGGCCCCATCAGCACGACCCGGCGGACGTCCACAGGGGACAGTGTGAGCCGCACGGTGTGCTCCTCCCGTGCCACCGGCTCGAAGAATCCGGCGAGCGCGCCTTCCAGCCGTTCCTCCTTGCGCCCGTCCACTTCGAGCAGGTCCACCACGGAGGCCAGCTCCCGCAGGTGCGCGGCCTGTGGTGAGACGACGAACAGGCTGCCGCCGGGCCGGAGCACGCGGTGGAACTCCGCACCGTTGCGCGGCGCGAACACGTTCAGCAGCACCGAAGCCGAGCCCGTCGCGACCGGCCAGGGCTCCCACAGGTTCCACACGGCGGCACCGAGGCGGTCGTGGGCCCGGGCGGCACGCCGGAGTGCGAGCGCCGAAACGTCGAGCGCGAGTCCCGTCGCGCCGCCCGCTTCTTGGAGCACCCGGGCGAGGTAATAACCCGTTCCGGCGCCCGCGTCCACCACCAGCCCCGACCCGAGCGACGGCGCGACCCGCTCGGCGAGGCGGCCGGCGAGCCCGGCGTAGTGCCCGGCGCCCAGGAACTCGGCCCGTGCCGCGACCATGTCCGAGGTGTCCGCGGTACCCGAGGGGATCTTCGCGTGCAGGAGGTTCACGTACCCCTGTTTCGCCAGGTCGAAGGCATGTCCACGGGGGCAACGCAGCATGCGCCCGGCGAGTCCGACGGCGTCCCCGCAGACAGGGCAGCGCAGCGCCGCGACGACGGCGGGCGGCAGCGCGGGCGAGGTCATGGACCCATCTCACCAGAGCCGCCACCCGGGTGGCCGAGCGCCACCGGTTCCGTTCACGGTGCGTATCTGACGGCGACGTTTCGTGAATGGACATAACGGGGCGGTGTAGCGGAAACGTGCTCGTAACAAGCGGGGAACGACAGTTCACATCCGCGAAACGCGGGATGCGGCCTGGTGAAACACCCGAATTCAAAACTCCCGGGCAATATCTCGATCCGGGAGGAAGATGTGCTGAACGCAGGAGACACCGCATGGGTGTTGGCCAGCGCCGCGCTGGTCATGCTCATGACACCAGGGCTGGCGTTCTTCTATGGCGGCATGGTTCGCGTGAAGAGCGTCCTGAACATGCTCATGATGAACTTCATCTGCTTGGCGATCGTGTCTGTGCTGTGGGTGCTCTACGGCTTCGGCGAGTCGTTCAGCTCCGACGCGTTCGGCGGGCTGATCGGTAACTTCGACCACGCCGGGTTCGCCGACACCTGGGGCAAGCTCGCCGGTTTCGTCACCGCGGCCACCGACACGTCGCCCGCCGTGGCCTGGCCGGGCGCCGACGCCCTGCCGGTGCTCGCGTTCGCGATGTTCCAGCTGATGTTCGCGGTCATCACCCCCGCCTTGATCTCGGGCTCCATCGCCGACCGCACGAAGTTCTGGGGCTGGTGCCTGTTCGTGGTCCTGTGGGTCACGATCGTGTACTTCCCGGTCGCGCACTGGGTGTTCTCGTTCGACGGCTTCATCGGCCCGGACGCACTCGGCGGCTGGATCTCCAACAAGCTCAAGGCACTCGACTTCGCCGGTGGCACCGCGGTCCATATCAACGCCGGCGCCGCCGGTCTCGCACTCGCGATCGTGCTCGGCAAGCGCAAGGGCTGGCCGAAGGACACCGGCCGTCCGCACAACGTCCCGTCCGTCCTGCTGGGCGCCGCGCTGCTGTGGTTCGGCTGGTACGGCTTCAACGCCGGTTCCGCGTTGAGCGCCGGTGACCTCGCCGGTGTCGCCTTCACCAACACCACCGTCGCCACCGCGTCCGCCGTCCTGGGCTGGCTGCTCGTCGAGCAGCTCAAGTTCGGCAAGCCCACCACCCTGGGCGCCGCGTCGGGCGCGGTGGCCGGTCTGGTCGCCATCACCCCGGCGTGTGGTTTCGTCACCCCGCTGGGCTCGATCGCGATCGGCGTCATCGCGGGTGCGGTCTGCGCGCTGGCGGTCTCGCTCAAGTACAAGCTCGGCTTCGACGACTCGCTCGACGTGGTCGGCGTGCACCTGGTCGGCGGTCTCGTCGGCACCCTGCTGATCGGCTTCTTCGCCACCACCGGGGTCAACTCCCTGGGCGCGGACGGCTTGTTCTACGGCGGCGGTTTCACCCAGCTGGGGAAGCAGGCCGCGGCGGCGTTCGCCGTGCTGGGCTACTCCTTCGTGATCACCCTGATCCTCGGCTTCATCATCAAGGCGGCCGGCGGCTTCCGGGTGAAGGAGGAGGACGAGGTGAGCGGCATCGACGAGGCGCAGCACGCGGAAAGCGCGTATGACTTCGGTGCGTCCGTCCTCGGCGGGCACAGCGGCACCATCCCGGGCGCGATCCCGGCGTCGAAGAGCGGCGTGACACTGGAAGGGACCAAGGCATGAGGCTCATCACCGCCATCGTCAAGCCGTTCACCCTCGACGACGTCCGCGCGGCGCTCGAGCAGCTCGGCGCCCTCGGCATGACCGTCAGCGAGGTCCAGGGCTACGGCAGGCAGAAGGGCCACACGGAGGTCTACCGCGGCGCCGAGTACGCCGTCGACTTCGTGGCCAAGCTCCGCGTCGAGGTCGTCACCGACGACGCGAACGTGGAGAAGGTCATCGAGGCGATCGTCAACGCCGCGCACACCGGCAAGATCGGTGACGGCAAGGTGTGGGTGACGCCCGTCGAGACCGTCGTCCGGGTTCGCACCGGCGAGCGCGGCACGGACGCGCTGTAGACGCGGATGATCCTCGGGGGAGAACTCGCCAAGGCGGCGAACCGGCTGCTGGAAGGCCGCCACGGCCGGCTCGGCGCTGCCGCACTGCGCGCCGCGCTGGTGGACCTCTACGAGTTCTGGCTCAGCAAGGCCGCGGCGGCGGCCGGCGTGGACACCGCTGATCCCGGTGTCGCGCTGGTCGCCGTCGGCGGCCTCGGGCGGCGCGAGCTGGCGCCGTTCTCCGACCTCGACCTGGTGCTGGTGCACAACCAGAACGGCGGAGTCGCCGAGATCGCCGACGCGCTGTGGTACCCGCTGTGGGACGCGCGCATCGGCCTCGACCACTCGGTCCGCACCCCTGCGGAGGCCCTGCAGGTCGCCTCGGAGGACCTGCGGACCGCCATGGGACTGCTCGACGCCCGGCACATCGCCGGGGACGCGGAGCTCGCGGCCAGGCTCGCCACCGCGGCCCGCGACCAGTGGCGCCGCACGGCCCGCAAGCGGCTGCCGGAGCTGGCCGAGTCGACCCGCAAGCGCTGGCAGCGCAGCGGCGAGATCGCCCAGTCCGCCGAACCGGACCTCAAGTACGGCAAGGGCGGCCTGCGGGACCTGGGCGTGCTGGACGCGCTCGCGGCCGCCCAGCTGACCGACCGGCCCGGTGAGGAACTGCGCGAGGCCAAGGAACTGCTGCTCGACGTCCGCACCGAGATGCGGCGTGAGCTGCGGCGCGACCGCGACGTGCTGAGCGCCCCGGACGCGGAGCTGGTCGCGGCCGAGCTCGGCTTCGGCGACCGGTTCACCCTGGCCCGCAAGCTCGCCGGGGCCGGGCGCACCGTGAGCTACGCGGTCGACGTCGCACTCCGGTCCACTGTGGAGCCACCGAAGGGCCGGTTCGGGCGCCGTCCCAACCGGACCCCGCTCGACGAGGGCGTGGTGCTGCACGGCAGCGAGGTCTCCCTCGCCAGGGACGCCGTCCCGGCGAAGGACCCCGCGTTGCTGCTGCGCGTGGCCGCGGCGTCCGCCCGTACCGGCGTGCCCATCGCGCACGGCACCCTGCGCACGCTCGCCGACTCGGCGCCGGAGCTGCGCACGCCGTGGCCCGCCGACGCCCGGGACGCGCTCACCGATCTGCTCGGCGCCGGCGAAGGCCTGATCGACGCGGTCGAAGCGCTCGACCGCACCGGCCTGTGGGCACGGCTGTTCCCCGAATGGGGCGCGGTGCGCGATCTGCCGCCGCGGGAGCCGGTGCACGCGTGGACCGTCGACCGGCATCTGGTGCAGACCTGTGTGGAGGCGGCGAAGCTGTCCACCACCGTGGCGCGGCCGGACCTGCTCCTGCTCGGCGCACTGCTGCACGACATCGGCAAGGGGCGCGACGTCGACCATTCGGAGCTGGGCGCGGCGATCTCGGCCCAGGTCGCGCGCCGCGTCGGCCTGTCCGAGGGCGACGCGGCGACGGTCTCGGCGATGGTGCGCCACCACCTGCTGCTGCCGCACACGGCCACCCGCCGCGACATCGAGGAGCCCGCCACCGTCCACCGCGTCGCGAAGACCGTGGACAACGACGTCGTGCTGCTCGAGCTCCTGCACGCCCTCACCCAGGCCGACTCGCTCGCGACCGGCCCTGGCCTGTGGAACGACTGGAAGGCCGGGCTCGTCCAGAACCTCGTCTCCCGGTGCAAGCAGGTCATGCAGGGCAAGGGGTTCAGCCCGCCGGAACCGCTGGACCAGCAGCAGCGCGAGCTGGTGGCCACGGCGGTGCGCACGGGCCGTGGCGAGGTCTCGATCAGCCAGGACGGCAACATGGCGACGGTCGTGCTGGCCGTGCCGGCGCACACCGGGCTGCTCGCCCCGGCCGCCGGGGTACTGGCGCTGCACTCGCTGGAGGTGCACACCGCGCTGCTGCGCAGCCACGGCAACGGCCGCGCCGGCATCTTCATCGCCTCGCCCAAGTTCGGCTCGCTGCCGGACAGCGCGCTGCTGCGGGAGCAGTTCTCCCGGGCGGTGTCGGGCGGGCTGTCGCTGGACCAGAAGCTGGCCGCGAAGGAACGCGACTACTCCTCGCCGGTCCGCGTCGTGGTGAAGCCGAAGGTGCTGTGGTTCGACGACGAGACGTCGGGGCCGAACAACGTCGTGCTGGAGCTGCGCGCGCAGGACCGCATCGGCCTGCTGTACCGGGTGGCGGGCGCACTGCAGTCCTGCGACGCGGAGGTCCGCTGGGCGAAGGTCGCCACGCTCGGTGGCGCGGTGGTCGACTCGTTCGCGGTCGCGCCGCGTGGCGGCCGGCTGGACCCGGCGTGGCGGCACCGGGTCGAACAGGCGGTACTGGCCGCTTCGTCGTGAGCGTCTCGGGGTGTCGCGCGGGCGATCGGTGATCGCGATGGCAGGATGGCCGCCATGCCGGAGCTCGAGCCGACCGTACTGCCGACCACGGTGGCCGCGTCCCACCTCCGTGCCTGCGCCGCCGAGCTCGACGGCGCGCAGGAGGTGGAGCTCGGCGACCTCGCCACCGTGATCGCCGATCTCGTCACCGGGCAGCGGCTGCTCTGCAGCGCGCTCAGCCGGTTGGCGGAACGGGTCGAGGACGGCCAGGCGGGCGTGCTGTCCGCCGCGCCGTCGCCCGAGGTCGGCGCGCTCGCCCAGGTACTCCAAGCGGCCGCGGGCGCGTTCGGCTATTCGGCCGACGCGCTCGCGGAAAGCGAGCCGTTCGCGCAGATCACGGCCGAATTCGCCGGTCCCAACACCCGTTTGTAGCTATAGGGGCCGCCCGGTCGCTCGTTACGCTGTTCGAATGCGCACCGTGTGGAAAGGCACCATCGGATTCGGCAGCTCGGCCATTCCGGTGAAGGCGTACAGCGCCACCGAGGACCACAGCACCGGACTGCGCCAGCTGCATTCCGCCGACGGTGGGCGAATCCGGCTCAAGCGCGTGTGCGAGGTCGACGGCGCCGAGATCCCGCAGGGCGAGCTCGGCAAGGGCTACACCTTGCCCGGCGGTGACGTCGTCGTGCTGTCCGAGGACGAGCTGGCCGCGCTGCCGCTGCCCACCGCGCATTCCATCGAGATCTGCGGGTTCGTCCCGTCGCACCAGCTGGACCCGCTCTACTTCGTCAAGAGTTACTACCTGGAGCCGGAAGTTCCCGCGACGAAGCCGTATGTGTTGCTGAGCGAGGCGTTGCAGCAGGCCGAGCGGGTGGCGATCGTGAAGGTCGCGATCCGGCAGAAGGAGACGCTCGGCGCGCTGCGCGTGCGCGGCCAGGTGATCATGCTCGACACGATGCACTGGCCCGACGAGGTCCGCACGCCCGATTTCCCGTTCCTGCACGACGACATCGACATCCGGCTGCCCCAGGTCCGGGCGGCGGCCAATCTCATCGAGAACCTGTCCGGGAATTTCGAACCCGGCCAGTACTCCGACAGTTACGGCGCAGCACTGGAAGAACTCATCCAGGCCAAGGTGGAGGGTCGCGAGGTCATGCGCCCGACGGCCGCCAAGCAGGACGCGGGCGTGGAAAAGCTGCTGGCCGCACTGCAGGAGAGCGCGCAGGCCCGCACCGACACCGACCAGGCGGAATCGCCCGCGGTGAAGCGCGCGAAAGCCGCCGCGGAGAAGGCCGCCGGTACGAAGGCGGGGGCGAAGAAGGCCGCCTCGAAGGCGCGATCCGCGCCGAAATCGCGTAGCTGAAAAAATCTTGGGAATTGCGCGTCATGGGCCGGGCCACGACGTGTCCCACTGCC
Proteins encoded in this region:
- a CDS encoding (2Fe-2S)-binding protein, whose translation is MTSVPATSITDPGWLRTQIGLAARRYGRAQPNVLGTIWWYSASSVLIAPTLETFARAEKPLDPSLSALSLDLHDDGNIVGAHSSRPLEGDIGEALAGMIETVVAAVSAVTGAHSPALRAIATDSIANRLLWTGTPALAGPLVAAIGARLPRPRYGEVGGTPYVRRVSCCLIYQATGTDKCLSCPRQAPAERERRLRSAFGQRGQ
- a CDS encoding aldo/keto reductase, which encodes MTDIQAAPGGTFQLGGDLPVHRLGYGAMQITGPGVWGEPEDRDGALAVLRAAVDLGVNFIDTADSYGPYVSEELICEALYPYPDDLVIATKGGFVRTGPDQWVPLGRPAYLRQEVEMSLRRLRLERIDLYQLHRVDPEVPLEDQVGELRLLRDEGKIRHIGLSEVDSAQIEQARDVTEIASVQNLYNLADRRHEAVLDYATSQGIAFIPWFPIATGKLAEPGSVLEQAAKGHSATPAQLALAWLLRRSPVMLPIPGTRSVRHLEENVAAAAVQLTDEEFESLSALTEG
- a CDS encoding putative RNA methyltransferase, which translates into the protein MTSPALPPAVVAALRCPVCGDAVGLAGRMLRCPRGHAFDLAKQGYVNLLHAKIPSGTADTSDMVAARAEFLGAGHYAGLAGRLAERVAPSLGSGLVVDAGAGTGYYLARVLQEAGGATGLALDVSALALRRAARAHDRLGAAVWNLWEPWPVATGSASVLLNVFAPRNGAEFHRVLRPGGSLFVVSPQAAHLRELASVVDLLEVDGRKEERLEGALAGFFEPVAREEHTVRLTLSPVDVRRVVLMGPNAHHPERLKRLDDVHEPLGVTASFVLSEYRRTP
- a CDS encoding O-acetylhomoserine aminocarboxypropyltransferase/cysteine synthase family protein yields the protein MSERSWGFRTRALHAGGTPDPATGARAVPIYQTTSFVFEDAADAANLFALQKYGNIYSRIGNPTVAAFEERLASLEGGIGGVATSSGQAAEFLTFSALAEAGEHIVSASGLYGGTVTQLDGTLRRFGVDTTFVPGDDLDAYAAAITEKTRLVYTEIIGNPSGGIADISGLADLAHAHDLPLVVDATLATPYLCRPIEHGADIVLHSATKFLGGHGTTLGGIVVESGKFNWGNGKFPRMTEVVPSYGGLRYWENFGEYAFCTRLRAEQLRDIGAVLSPHSAFLLLQGVETLPQRMDAHVRNAQAVAEFLAADERVAWVSYAGLPEHRHHERAKRYLPQGPGAVFSFGVKGGRASGEKFVESVELLSHLANVGDARTLVIHPASTTHQQLSDEQLEAGGVGPDLIRLSVGLEDVEDICWDIDQALAAAVKE
- a CDS encoding CoA-binding protein, yielding MSLETSVPAGAVRAESTLSWTAPTARERQTILARAKSVTIVGASDNPARPSFFVATYLLSSSRYQVNFVNPRLKTLLGQPVYPSLADVPGGIDLVSVFRKHDDLPDVAEDVVKAGARTLWLQLGLWHEPVAERATEAGLDVVMNRCVKIEHARFAGGLHLAGFNTGVVSSRRQSGP
- the alc gene encoding allantoicase gives rise to the protein MVNDRPEWTNEPDLASRRAGGSVVWANDELFAERENLIKPAKPEFQPWSFGHKGQVYDGWETRRRREQGADQAIVRLGLPGVVSGVVVDTAFFTGNYPPFASVEAVAVDGYPSPAELSELDWTTIVPRSPLTGDSENFFAVSSSRRWTHARLTIYPDGGVARFRVHGSPVADPRLLDLGSLDLAALEHGARVTGASNMFYSSPSNLISPGFAAVMGEGWETARRRDEDNDWVVVALAGTGVPRLAELDTSHFKGNAPGWASLSASVDGESWFEVLPRTRLQPDTRHRFPLAQTREVAHLRLDIYPDGGMARLRLYGGLTEQGRKELTARFQAAQE
- a CDS encoding MBL fold metallo-hydrolase; the encoded protein is MTGELRVTFVGGPTALLEIADRRLLTDPTFSPPGDYGSGSGRTLTKTEGPGVPLESLEPLDAVLLSHDQHADNLDPAGRELVERILLTLTTGSGARRLGGTAQGLPPWAAIALGQLEVIAVPAQHGPAGAEGVTGEVTGFVLRGRDLPSVYVSGDNASLEVVRAIARRVGSVDVALLFAGGARTALFDGAPLTLTSEAAAEATRILNAKIVIPLHTRGWAHFAEGPDSIRKAFANAGLSERLRVLEPGESITLVTRRTTG
- the allB gene encoding allantoinase AllB: MELVFRARRAVTAAGGGSFDVSVDGGRVTAVAPYGELTGDRVLELGDDEVLLPGLVDTHVHVNDPGRSEWEGFETATRAAAAGGITTIVDMPLNSLPPTVDVAALDVKRKTAAGRAHVDVGFWGGAIPGNGGELRVLHEAGVFGFKCFLLHSGVDEFPPLGTEELEADLRILRDLGAMMIVHAEDSDTIEQAPQPHGGHYADFLGSRPREAENVAIARVIELARRTGARVHILHLSSSDALAMIGAARRDGVALTVETCPHYLTFSAEEIADGATQFKCCPPIRESRNRELLWQGLADGTIDCVVSDHSPCTPELKRFDIGDFGEAWGGIASLQVGLPAVWTGARERGFSLGDVVKWMAERPAAQVGLEHKGRIEIGADADFCVFAPEEEFVVDVANLRHRNPVSAYHGRSLTGVVRSTWLRGREVTGEPHGKLLVRGGVW